One region of Chryseobacterium muglaense genomic DNA includes:
- a CDS encoding WG repeat-containing protein: protein MIKSKNTVKSNIDKNAITTLPVVNEELPLLIPQKKNGKSGFVNQKGKFVIQPEYDLVMFFGEDCNLLNSPNEKIRKFGTSDFATVEKNKIAFRINKSGKKVYQYKDADLGKCILELKKALFHAYILKGKYGIIEDSKFKNPSDQSQFTIYPKYQYLYILEGDDVSNPMIVAAYNDKFGVIDVNNKIIIPFEYADIKRNYSWKLGKMFEVTKDDKNYYYIDSYNQSY from the coding sequence TTGATTAAATCTAAAAATACAGTAAAGTCGAATATTGATAAGAATGCAATAACAACGCTTCCTGTAGTTAATGAAGAATTACCATTGCTAATTCCGCAAAAAAAGAATGGGAAATCGGGCTTCGTTAATCAAAAAGGAAAATTCGTAATTCAACCCGAATATGATTTGGTGATGTTTTTTGGTGAAGATTGTAATCTTTTAAACTCGCCTAACGAGAAAATTAGAAAATTTGGAACCAGTGATTTTGCTACGGTAGAAAAAAATAAAATTGCTTTCAGAATTAATAAATCTGGCAAAAAAGTTTACCAATATAAAGACGCAGATTTAGGAAAATGTATACTAGAATTAAAAAAAGCACTATTTCATGCTTATATTTTAAAGGGAAAGTATGGTATTATTGAAGATTCAAAGTTTAAAAATCCTTCAGATCAGAGCCAGTTTACTATTTATCCAAAATATCAGTATCTCTACATTTTAGAAGGTGATGATGTTTCAAATCCTATGATTGTAGCGGCTTACAATGATAAATTTGGTGTGATTGATGTTAATAATAAAATCATCATTCCTTTTGAATATGCTGATATAAAAAGAAATTACAGCTGGAAATTGGGTAAAATGTTTGAAGTTACAAAAGATGATAAAAACTATTATTATATCGATTCCTATAACCAATCTTACTAA
- a CDS encoding TonB-dependent receptor — translation MKGLFFLGLTASSLSFAQTLNNDSLKIREIEAVNFTKRLPVAKEIIDVQKDLDGRNLGQDLPILLKNQTSIISTSDAGNGVGYTGFRIRGVAGRGINVMMNGVPFNDSESQGAFFVNVPDLTSSASQIVIQRGVGTSNNGVSAFGASINVISKEPEEKFYFKTDDSYGSFNTYKYSAEIGSGKFWKDRLSVMGRYSYIHSDGYIDRAFSDLNSYNFTALFEEGKTKLRLMAFGGKEKTYQAWNGIDRQTWETNPRLNYSGQYTDLFTGEEKFYDNETDNYRQNHYQFLWEQNINDRWNLETTLHYTKGRGFYENYVRVNEEDEDATHYSNYNLPVFELNGSPVNQTDFIRKKWLNNDFYGLVSTLYGKFENVDLNFGVVGNQYYGRHYGNVTGVYFSNINEFEYYRNRSVKTEVAGFAKALIKVNDFEFFGDLQLRNIDYDTKILMEGDGEGANLDKNWLFFNPKAGVNYKLGNGKVFFSYAHAQREPNRDDLISNNDVKSEKLHDFEAGFEKQFGKVAFTANLYYMYYLNQLVLNGQISNIGEFIRTNSGKSYRRGIEVGALAKLSKQWEISGNVSVSQNRNLDFRIKNKKEITELGNTEISFSPNLIANLSLKYNPTKNFHFALMNQFVGKQYLDNTETQSLQLDDYLLTDFNAQYDFKIAKHEVALKLLVNNIFNQKYVNNGYVYNGPVYFSQAGTNFMFGISWKIQ, via the coding sequence ATGAAAGGATTGTTTTTTTTAGGACTTACCGCAAGTTCCCTGAGTTTTGCACAAACTCTAAATAATGATTCTCTGAAAATCAGAGAAATTGAAGCTGTCAACTTCACCAAAAGACTTCCCGTTGCAAAAGAAATCATCGATGTTCAGAAAGATTTAGACGGAAGAAATCTTGGACAAGATTTACCTATTCTCTTAAAAAATCAAACGTCAATTATCTCAACTTCCGATGCCGGAAACGGAGTGGGGTACACAGGATTCAGAATTCGTGGAGTTGCCGGAAGAGGAATTAATGTAATGATGAATGGTGTTCCGTTCAACGATTCTGAAAGTCAGGGAGCTTTCTTCGTGAATGTTCCGGATCTTACGAGCTCGGCTTCACAAATTGTGATTCAAAGAGGTGTGGGAACATCTAATAATGGAGTTTCTGCCTTTGGAGCAAGTATTAATGTGATTTCTAAAGAGCCTGAAGAAAAGTTTTATTTTAAAACAGATGATAGCTACGGATCATTTAATACATACAAATATTCGGCTGAAATAGGTTCTGGTAAATTCTGGAAAGACCGACTTTCTGTGATGGGAAGGTATTCTTATATTCATTCTGATGGCTATATCGACAGAGCTTTTTCAGATTTAAATTCATATAATTTCACTGCGTTATTTGAAGAAGGGAAAACAAAACTTCGCTTGATGGCTTTTGGAGGAAAAGAAAAAACGTATCAAGCCTGGAATGGAATTGATAGACAAACCTGGGAAACAAATCCTCGACTGAATTATTCCGGTCAATACACAGATCTTTTTACAGGCGAAGAGAAATTTTATGATAACGAAACCGATAATTACAGACAAAATCACTATCAGTTTTTATGGGAACAAAACATCAACGACCGTTGGAATCTTGAAACGACTCTTCATTACACAAAAGGAAGAGGGTTTTATGAAAACTATGTAAGAGTAAACGAAGAAGATGAGGATGCAACGCATTATTCCAATTATAATCTTCCAGTGTTTGAATTAAATGGTTCACCTGTAAATCAAACTGATTTTATCAGAAAAAAATGGCTGAATAATGATTTCTATGGCTTGGTTTCTACTTTGTACGGAAAGTTTGAAAATGTAGATTTAAATTTTGGTGTTGTTGGAAATCAATATTATGGAAGGCATTATGGAAATGTGACTGGAGTATATTTTTCCAATATTAATGAGTTTGAATACTACAGGAATCGTTCGGTAAAAACTGAAGTAGCAGGTTTTGCCAAAGCGTTAATTAAAGTAAATGATTTTGAATTCTTCGGTGATCTTCAGTTGAGAAATATCGATTACGATACCAAAATATTAATGGAAGGCGATGGAGAAGGTGCTAATCTTGATAAAAACTGGCTGTTTTTTAATCCAAAGGCGGGAGTTAACTATAAGTTGGGTAACGGAAAAGTATTTTTCTCTTATGCCCATGCACAACGAGAGCCGAATCGTGATGATTTAATATCAAACAATGACGTGAAATCAGAAAAACTTCATGATTTTGAAGCTGGATTTGAAAAACAATTTGGTAAAGTAGCTTTTACGGCCAATCTTTATTATATGTATTATTTGAATCAGTTGGTTTTAAACGGTCAGATCAGTAATATCGGTGAGTTTATTAGAACCAATTCGGGTAAAAGTTACAGAAGAGGTATAGAAGTAGGAGCTTTGGCAAAACTTTCAAAACAATGGGAAATCTCAGGAAATGTAAGTGTAAGTCAAAACAGAAATTTAGATTTTAGAATTAAAAATAAAAAAGAAATTACCGAGTTAGGGAACACTGAAATTTCATTTTCACCCAATTTAATTGCTAATTTGAGTCTGAAATACAATCCAACTAAAAATTTCCACTTTGCTTTGATGAATCAGTTTGTGGGAAAACAGTATCTGGATAATACAGAAACCCAAAGTTTACAGCTTGACGATTATCTTCTTACAGATTTTAATGCGCAATATGATTTTAAAATTGCAAAACATGAAGTTGCTTTAAAGCTTTTGGTGAATAATATTTTTAATCAGAAATATGTAAATAACGGATACGTTTACAATGGTCCGGTTTATTTTTCTCAGGCAGGAACCAACTTCATGTTCGGAATCAGCTGGAAAATTCAATAG
- a CDS encoding HU domain-containing protein, with amino-acid sequence MNISAYILDYLKQFGTVTVPKFGVFSLENSKAVINSDNGSILPPSSKIAFHSDYQVLSDDLVSFISDKKAISKEAAESELQIQTDFWKKKLQAEHTLEIQNLGTIFLEDGELHFKGNRLESDHPDFYGLEEIRFSDINEGDSFESPINPEKDYKFNKSILWIFLFIIPVLGILYFGYTQQELLFGKKSFDDVSIQTKTKRIEKKIPIIVDSAQIKRADSVKAFKADSLKKDSIKQAAKTWKPNSNKK; translated from the coding sequence ATGAATATTTCAGCTTACATTTTAGACTATTTGAAACAATTTGGAACCGTTACTGTTCCAAAGTTTGGTGTATTTTCTCTGGAAAATTCTAAAGCAGTCATCAACTCAGACAACGGAAGTATTCTTCCTCCTTCTTCAAAAATTGCGTTCCATTCTGATTATCAGGTTTTATCAGACGATTTGGTAAGTTTTATCAGCGATAAAAAAGCAATTTCCAAAGAAGCAGCTGAAAGTGAATTGCAGATCCAGACTGATTTTTGGAAGAAAAAACTTCAGGCGGAGCATACTTTGGAAATCCAGAATCTCGGAACTATTTTTCTTGAAGATGGAGAACTTCATTTCAAAGGAAATCGTTTAGAATCTGATCATCCTGATTTTTATGGTTTGGAAGAAATTCGTTTCTCTGACATCAATGAAGGTGACTCTTTCGAAAGCCCTATAAACCCTGAGAAAGATTATAAATTTAATAAATCAATTCTTTGGATTTTCCTTTTTATTATTCCGGTTTTAGGAATTTTGTATTTTGGATATACTCAACAGGAACTTCTCTTCGGGAAGAAATCTTTTGATGATGTATCAATACAAACCAAAACGAAAAGAATTGAAAAGAAAATACCTATAATTGTAGATTCGGCACAGATAAAAAGAGCAGATTCTGTAAAAGCTTTTAAAGCAGATTCTCTTAAAAAAGATTCTATAAAGCAGGCTGCAAAAACTTGGAAACCCAATTCCAATAAAAAGTAA
- a CDS encoding acyl-CoA thioesterase: MAKIKKASESLTVMTNIVLPNDTNQLRNLFGGELLARMDRCASISATRHCERRVVTASVNHVSFDHPIPEGGIVVMESKVSRAFGTSMEIYVDVWLDDPINHKKIQTNKGIYTFVAVDEFNRPIPIPQMEPETELEIERFDAALRRKELSLILSGRMKPTDSVELKKLFAGEIEQ; the protein is encoded by the coding sequence ATGGCAAAAATAAAAAAAGCGTCAGAATCTCTGACGGTAATGACGAATATCGTACTTCCCAATGATACCAACCAACTGAGAAACCTTTTTGGTGGAGAATTATTGGCAAGAATGGATCGTTGCGCATCAATTTCTGCAACCAGACATTGCGAAAGAAGAGTGGTAACCGCTTCTGTAAATCATGTTTCTTTCGATCATCCCATTCCGGAAGGTGGAATTGTGGTGATGGAGTCTAAAGTTTCCCGCGCATTCGGAACTTCTATGGAAATTTATGTGGATGTTTGGTTAGACGACCCAATTAATCATAAAAAAATTCAGACCAATAAAGGAATTTATACTTTTGTAGCGGTTGATGAATTCAACAGACCGATTCCAATTCCACAAATGGAACCTGAAACTGAACTTGAAATAGAAAGATTTGACGCAGCGTTGAGAAGAAAAGAATTATCGCTGATTCTTTCGGGAAGAATGAAACCAACAGATTCTGTAGAATTGAAAAAGCTATTTGCAGGAGAAATTGAACAATAA
- a CDS encoding 2-hydroxyacid dehydrogenase yields the protein MRILLLDKNHPLITEQLLAKNFILEEDFTSSYDEVCGKIQNYDGVIIRSRIPLDHNFLEKATYLKFIARVGAGMENIDIPVAKKLGIQLINSPEGNRDSVAEHVVGMLLILMNRLFIASNEVKNGIWLREENRGDELLGKTVGLIGYGNMGKATAKRLSGFGCKVIFHDILPDLSDEFATQVSLDELKEKAEVLSLHIPMTKETHYLIDSAFINDMKNDFYFVNTARGKNVETRYLVEALKSGKVKGACLDVLEYEKASFENLEADNEDLSYLLNSEKVIVTPHIAGWTHQSKEKLAQVIVDKIIASFC from the coding sequence ATGAGAATCTTATTATTAGATAAAAATCACCCTCTTATTACCGAACAGCTTTTAGCGAAAAATTTTATTTTGGAAGAAGATTTTACGTCTTCATATGATGAGGTTTGTGGTAAAATTCAAAATTACGATGGGGTGATTATCAGAAGCAGAATTCCTTTAGACCACAATTTTTTAGAAAAAGCAACCTATCTGAAATTCATTGCAAGAGTAGGAGCAGGAATGGAAAATATTGATATTCCTGTTGCTAAAAAACTGGGAATTCAATTGATTAATTCTCCGGAAGGTAACAGAGATTCTGTTGCTGAACACGTGGTAGGAATGCTTTTGATTTTAATGAACCGTCTTTTCATTGCTTCAAATGAAGTGAAAAATGGAATTTGGTTGCGTGAAGAAAATCGTGGTGATGAATTGTTAGGAAAAACGGTTGGACTTATCGGTTATGGAAATATGGGAAAAGCTACAGCAAAAAGACTTTCAGGTTTTGGATGTAAGGTAATTTTTCATGATATTCTTCCTGATCTTTCCGACGAGTTTGCAACGCAGGTTTCTTTGGATGAATTGAAGGAAAAAGCAGAGGTTTTAAGCCTACATATTCCAATGACGAAAGAGACTCATTATTTAATTGACTCAGCGTTTATTAATGACATGAAAAATGATTTTTATTTCGTTAATACCGCAAGAGGAAAGAATGTAGAAACGAGATATTTAGTTGAAGCTCTAAAATCGGGAAAAGTGAAAGGTGCGTGTCTTGATGTTTTAGAATATGAGAAAGCTTCTTTTGAAAACCTAGAAGCAGACAACGAGGACTTAAGCTATCTTTTAAATTCAGAAAAAGTAATCGTAACACCTCATATTGCAGGCTGGACTCATCAAAGCAAAGAGAAATTAGCACAAGTAATTGTAGATAAAATTATTGCATCGTTTTGTTAG
- a CDS encoding serine hydrolase domain-containing protein: MKKLNLVLVTTVFLFLFSCKNKSENNTASAGYTSNLPNYGNVDLTKVFASGDFNLVDKDYAVNYIDQYYKKVWERGNLSGSFLVAQGDQVLYENYRGFAREGNQNPINQNTALHVASVSKTLTAMAMMKLIEAGKIKLTDHLTQFFPEFPYPNVTVQTLLDQRSGLPKYEYFITKIQPAPAELSKNYITNQDVLNMIIKYKPELARDTDTGFMYCNTNFALLALLIEKVTKTPFPQAMKEMVFAPLKMTNTYIFQEKDIPTASQSFYFGGNKLYPLDRLDLIYGDKNVYTTPRDLFNFSKAMFSKDFLKPELMQMVFAPYSNEKAGQNNYGLGFRMKIFDNGEKLTYHNGWWHGTNSVFAHLLKSKVTIIAIGNKYSGRVYSALALSGLFEDFPPQKDKLHSIMNDNQDTLKTGTEVFGE; this comes from the coding sequence ATGAAGAAGCTTAATCTCGTACTTGTTACCACCGTATTTTTATTCCTGTTTTCCTGTAAAAATAAATCTGAAAATAATACTGCATCAGCAGGATATACCAGCAACCTTCCTAATTATGGAAATGTAGATTTAACGAAGGTTTTTGCTTCAGGAGATTTCAATCTTGTTGATAAAGACTATGCTGTAAATTATATCGACCAGTATTATAAAAAGGTTTGGGAAAGAGGTAATTTGAGTGGAAGTTTCTTGGTCGCACAGGGAGATCAGGTTTTATATGAAAATTATAGAGGTTTTGCACGAGAAGGAAATCAAAATCCTATAAATCAAAATACGGCATTGCATGTTGCTTCAGTTTCAAAAACATTGACAGCAATGGCAATGATGAAGTTGATTGAAGCCGGAAAAATAAAATTGACGGATCATTTAACGCAATTTTTCCCTGAATTTCCTTATCCTAATGTGACGGTTCAAACTTTATTAGACCAAAGAAGCGGACTGCCGAAATACGAATATTTCATTACTAAAATTCAACCTGCGCCTGCAGAACTTTCAAAAAATTATATTACCAATCAGGATGTTTTGAATATGATTATCAAATACAAACCTGAATTAGCAAGAGATACCGATACTGGGTTTATGTATTGCAATACCAATTTTGCACTTTTAGCTCTGTTGATTGAAAAAGTGACGAAAACTCCTTTTCCACAGGCGATGAAAGAAATGGTTTTTGCGCCACTGAAAATGACGAATACTTATATTTTTCAGGAAAAAGATATTCCTACAGCATCGCAGTCATTTTATTTTGGCGGAAATAAGCTGTATCCTTTAGACCGATTAGACCTTATTTACGGTGATAAAAATGTTTATACTACACCAAGAGATCTTTTTAATTTTTCAAAAGCAATGTTTTCTAAAGATTTTTTAAAGCCGGAATTAATGCAGATGGTTTTTGCGCCTTACAGCAATGAAAAAGCGGGGCAAAATAACTATGGCTTAGGTTTTAGAATGAAAATTTTTGATAACGGAGAAAAACTGACGTATCACAACGGTTGGTGGCATGGTACCAATTCTGTTTTTGCCCATCTTTTAAAATCAAAAGTGACCATTATTGCGATAGGAAATAAATATTCGGGAAGAGTTTACTCAGCTTTGGCTTTGTCGGGTCTGTTTGAAGATTTTCCACCTCAGAAAGATAAGCTTCACAGCATTATGAATGATAATCAGGATACTTTGAAAACAGGAACTGAGGTTTTTGGAGAATAA
- a CDS encoding Ig-like domain-containing protein — protein sequence MKRFLLLFIIGILVQSCARVGSPVGGLKDTLAPVAIGSNIDSSRVNVRRDIKELRIDFNEYITLKDINKNLNISPPIKNIKRILPSNIANKYMVIQWTDTLQANTTYNFNFGNAIADNSEGNVLRYYNFAFSTGEKIDDLYISGVVTDALALKKKSSSDNKMVVGLYQLKDSMDYKQKPYYITKVDDDGYYELNYLAKGKYKIIAFDDENENSIYNPGKEKIAFQKDTVVVEKSISGLNLKLFPSKKPFKNPELKEMPGGILMTFEGNPEEVKVLSLNEKLKDIKVTHKPKSDSVKIWFDAVKSDVGQTVNEKLEFSYDTGKKQDTVVSFYKYNKKNVMDVISENGGGLLPPKTDFKISSAYLIDKINPEKWTLKIDSTIVQPFTAKISKTNPYQILITSDFVSGKKYQLTIPKTTISSYYEKNSESKRFDFEVDKIENYGLLEVVLQNAPTKKYWLQLLDSSEKAIYQVYTSGNSVTFDVLKPAEYIIRILVDNNENGYWDPADFETFTFAEDSYTYYKTAVIRPLWTSKETWDLKDTKVLDISKFGTAASATKAKANESKSTINPSNNSSIQNTNSGTRNGDKNLQLRR from the coding sequence ATGAAAAGATTTCTTCTTTTATTCATTATCGGAATTCTGGTGCAGTCTTGTGCAAGAGTGGGTTCGCCAGTGGGAGGGCTTAAAGATACTTTAGCTCCTGTAGCAATTGGTTCAAATATAGATTCCTCAAGAGTTAATGTGAGAAGAGATATTAAAGAACTTCGTATTGATTTTAATGAGTATATTACTTTAAAGGATATTAATAAAAACCTTAATATTTCTCCGCCCATAAAAAACATCAAAAGAATTCTACCTTCTAATATCGCCAATAAATATATGGTGATTCAATGGACAGATACTTTACAGGCAAATACAACATATAATTTCAATTTTGGAAACGCAATCGCTGATAACAGTGAAGGTAATGTGCTGAGATATTACAATTTTGCTTTTTCTACAGGAGAAAAAATAGACGATTTGTACATAAGTGGAGTGGTTACAGATGCTTTAGCTTTAAAAAAGAAAAGCAGCTCTGATAATAAAATGGTGGTTGGTCTTTATCAGTTAAAAGATAGTATGGATTACAAACAGAAGCCGTACTACATTACAAAAGTAGATGACGACGGTTATTATGAGTTAAATTATCTTGCTAAAGGAAAATACAAGATTATTGCTTTTGATGATGAGAACGAAAATTCTATCTATAATCCTGGAAAAGAAAAAATAGCATTTCAGAAAGATACGGTCGTTGTTGAGAAATCTATTTCGGGTTTAAATTTAAAATTATTTCCGTCTAAAAAACCATTTAAAAACCCTGAATTAAAAGAAATGCCGGGAGGTATTTTGATGACATTCGAGGGTAACCCTGAAGAAGTAAAGGTGCTTTCTCTAAATGAAAAGCTGAAAGATATTAAAGTGACTCACAAGCCAAAATCAGATTCTGTAAAGATTTGGTTTGATGCGGTAAAAAGTGATGTTGGGCAAACGGTGAACGAAAAACTAGAATTTAGTTACGATACCGGTAAAAAACAAGATACTGTAGTTTCTTTTTATAAGTACAATAAGAAGAACGTGATGGATGTTATTAGCGAAAATGGAGGAGGGTTATTGCCTCCGAAAACTGATTTCAAAATTTCGTCAGCTTACCTTATCGATAAAATTAATCCTGAAAAATGGACTTTGAAAATTGACAGTACAATTGTACAGCCATTCACGGCAAAAATATCAAAAACTAATCCTTATCAGATTTTGATAACATCAGATTTTGTTTCAGGGAAAAAATATCAATTGACCATTCCTAAAACGACGATTTCGTCTTATTATGAAAAAAATTCTGAATCAAAACGTTTTGATTTTGAAGTTGATAAAATTGAAAATTACGGTCTTTTAGAAGTGGTACTTCAAAACGCACCAACTAAAAAATATTGGTTACAGCTTTTAGATTCTTCAGAGAAAGCAATTTATCAAGTATATACAAGTGGAAATTCGGTTACATTTGATGTGTTAAAACCTGCAGAATATATTATTCGTATTTTAGTAGATAATAACGAAAATGGTTATTGGGATCCTGCTGATTTTGAAACGTTTACTTTTGCTGAAGATTCGTATACTTATTATAAAACTGCGGTTATTCGACCTTTATGGACATCAAAAGAAACCTGGGATTTAAAAGATACAAAAGTACTTGATATAAGTAAATTCGGAACAGCGGCAAGTGCTACGAAAGCTAAAGCTAATGAAAGTAAATCAACAATAAACCCATCCAACAACAGTTCTATTCAGAATACTAATTCCGGAACTCGAAATGGTGATAAAAACTTACAATTAAGAAGATAA
- a CDS encoding heme-binding domain-containing protein gives MQKFKKIVFWCLVGFAMIQFIPVDKVNKPVDQRKNFIKVESAPTEVVTLLKNACYDCHSDETIYPKYAYVAPFSWSIKSHVNDGRKYLNFSVWETYNKDLKHKMLTRAIEMVDNKMMPMPAYIIYHEKANLSTNERKLLNIYFQKVLDSKKY, from the coding sequence ATGCAGAAGTTTAAGAAAATAGTTTTTTGGTGTTTAGTAGGCTTTGCTATGATACAGTTTATTCCGGTGGATAAGGTAAACAAGCCAGTAGATCAACGTAAAAACTTTATTAAGGTTGAAAGTGCTCCGACAGAAGTAGTTACATTACTTAAAAATGCATGCTATGATTGTCATTCCGATGAAACGATTTACCCTAAATATGCATATGTTGCTCCGTTTTCCTGGTCAATCAAAAGCCATGTGAACGATGGAAGAAAATATTTGAATTTCTCGGTGTGGGAAACGTATAATAAAGATTTGAAGCACAAAATGCTTACCCGAGCAATAGAAATGGTTGACAATAAAATGATGCCAATGCCCGCCTATATTATTTACCACGAAAAAGCTAACCTTTCGACCAATGAAAGAAAGCTTTTAAATATTTATTTCCAAAAAGTCTTAGATTCTAAAAAATACTAA
- a CDS encoding NUDIX hydrolase codes for MKILKFCPNCGNKTLNWDGEKKWSCPECSFTLYNNVAGAVAVVIRCGDEIYLTRRNQEPKKGKLDLAGGFVDPKESAENTCKRELFEELQLEIDIKTLKYLTSLPNVYQYKEIDYNTIDLFYEYRVSEKFEVNIELSEISETQWIHISEINLDDIAFDSQKKFFEAYLKNFS; via the coding sequence ATGAAAATATTAAAATTTTGTCCGAATTGCGGAAACAAAACCCTCAATTGGGACGGAGAAAAAAAATGGAGCTGCCCTGAGTGTAGCTTCACTTTGTATAACAATGTTGCCGGGGCTGTTGCCGTAGTAATTCGCTGCGGAGACGAAATTTATTTAACACGAAGAAATCAGGAGCCTAAAAAAGGAAAACTAGATTTGGCCGGAGGATTTGTAGACCCTAAAGAAAGCGCAGAAAACACTTGTAAAAGAGAACTTTTTGAAGAATTACAGCTTGAAATTGATATTAAAACTCTAAAATATCTAACGAGTCTTCCCAATGTATATCAATACAAAGAAATTGATTACAATACGATTGATTTGTTTTATGAATATCGTGTTTCAGAAAAATTTGAAGTCAATATAGAATTATCTGAAATTTCAGAAACCCAATGGATTCATATCTCCGAAATTAATCTTGATGATATTGCTTTTGATTCTCAGAAAAAATTCTTTGAAGCGTATTTGAAAAATTTTAGTTAG
- the xerD gene encoding site-specific tyrosine recombinase XerD: MTWDEKIKDFEIFLRFERNFSENTLDAYIRDIKKLKDYAVGDLENTGPEKITYDNLQEYIFKLSKQKFSERSQARWISSIKAFFRYLLEDEIRNDNPSTLLEGPKLGLYLPDTLSLADIERIIEAIDSGSDLGKRNHCIIEVLYGCGLRVSELIDINISNINFKENYIKVIGKGNKTRFVPLAQYTAKLLKEYITEVRSKSKVNKKHEDTLFLNSRGTSMSRVIVFIIIKELTDKAGVSKKISPHTFRHSFATHLLQNGADLRYIQEMLGHSSITTTGIYTHLKTEELRDVILNYHPRNSNIA; encoded by the coding sequence ATGACTTGGGATGAAAAAATTAAAGATTTCGAAATCTTTCTACGCTTTGAAAGAAATTTTTCAGAAAACACACTAGATGCATATATACGCGACATCAAAAAGCTTAAAGATTACGCTGTAGGAGACCTAGAAAATACTGGTCCTGAAAAGATTACGTATGATAACCTGCAGGAATATATTTTTAAATTATCTAAACAAAAATTCAGTGAAAGGTCACAAGCAAGATGGATTTCATCTATTAAAGCTTTTTTCAGATATTTATTGGAAGACGAAATCCGTAATGACAATCCATCTACTTTATTAGAAGGGCCAAAATTAGGTTTGTATTTACCTGATACGTTGAGCCTTGCCGATATCGAAAGAATTATTGAAGCTATTGACAGTGGCTCAGACTTAGGCAAAAGAAACCACTGCATCATTGAAGTACTTTATGGATGTGGGCTAAGAGTTTCCGAATTGATTGATATTAACATTTCTAATATCAATTTCAAGGAAAACTACATTAAAGTAATTGGAAAAGGAAACAAAACACGTTTTGTACCTTTAGCACAATACACTGCAAAACTTTTAAAAGAATACATCACCGAAGTACGTTCTAAAAGCAAAGTCAACAAAAAGCACGAAGACACCCTTTTTCTTAACAGTAGAGGAACTTCAATGTCTCGTGTGATTGTGTTTATAATCATTAAAGAATTAACTGATAAAGCGGGAGTAAGCAAGAAAATCTCTCCACATACATTCAGACATTCTTTTGCTACCCATTTGTTGCAAAATGGAGCCGATTTGCGTTATATCCAGGAAATGTTGGGACATTCTAGTATTACAACAACCGGAATTTATACCCATTTAAAAACTGAAGAACTTCGAGATGTGATATTAAATTATCACCCGAGAAACTCTAATATTGCTTAA
- a CDS encoding deoxycytidylate deaminase, translating into MQKYNKFDKAYLKMAQEWAKLSYCERKQVGALIVKDRMIISDGYNGTPSGSENCCEDETGKTHWYVLHAEANAILKLAGSTQSAKGATLYLTLSPCKECSKLILQAGISRLVYINAYSDDEGISFLKEHQIEIIQVSENELKI; encoded by the coding sequence ATGCAGAAGTATAATAAGTTTGACAAAGCTTATCTAAAAATGGCTCAGGAATGGGCAAAACTTTCCTACTGTGAAAGAAAACAAGTAGGAGCTCTTATTGTAAAAGATAGGATGATTATTTCAGATGGGTACAATGGTACTCCGTCAGGATCTGAGAACTGCTGTGAAGACGAAACGGGTAAAACCCATTGGTACGTTTTACATGCAGAGGCAAATGCTATTTTGAAACTAGCCGGCTCTACACAGTCTGCTAAAGGTGCAACATTGTATCTCACTTTATCGCCTTGTAAAGAATGCAGTAAGCTGATTTTACAGGCAGGGATTTCAAGATTAGTTTACATAAATGCCTATTCAGATGATGAGGGAATTTCTTTTTTAAAAGAACATCAAATTGAAATAATACAGGTTTCAGAAAATGAGTTAAAAATTTAA